One window of Daphnia carinata strain CSIRO-1 chromosome 7, CSIRO_AGI_Dcar_HiC_V3, whole genome shotgun sequence genomic DNA carries:
- the LOC130699972 gene encoding bumetanide-sensitive sodium-(potassium)-chloride cotransporter-like isoform X1 → MDNQAFEELRENTPNVLEHRNIHVDTEIGLAATEASVQRRGYQGQVLSTVHELHNSAFDNNQKDQKSSDQPNTGSRFHVSAVSPGSGTENVQLGPAKIENNIVFDKETQLDTNRKSRIATFNSQERNRKMSRDVIPSIEHYRTNPLLQTTARRPTMHELCHQLSEEVSLQDFDETLAKGSENEAEDEKVTENVKFGWIEGVLIRNMMSIWGVMLFLRLSWVVAHAGIGETLVIIAISTFITLVTALSMSAISTNGEIGGGGTYFVMSRVLGPEFGGSIGIIFAIANAMDCSLNVVGFAQAVQDMMMEYGGYILFDGAYNDIRVIGTITMIFVCAICGLGAQYETKMKDIMFVIMLASLVNFLAGSIMGPSSELEEARGFIGYSMDLLAENWEPAYTVTSGQLQNFISVFSVYFPACIGILAGANVSGELKDPNTAIPKGTILAIIICSISYAGVAIICAATMARQATGNVMDLVNGTHLNCTSSVNGTDCRSGLYYDYQAMSLVSAFGPLNYVGCIAATISSALSDFVSCPALLEVIAADKLYPYWMVGFWGKRSGTSNQPYRAFGFTFVLALAFVLIAQLDMIALLISDFFLATFALMNFSTFHVSLIKPIGWRPTFKYYNTWLSLLTGILSITSMILISLPIAVITIAIVLFFYMVVLYRKPEVNWGSSTQAQTYRAALTSIQQLVHIEEHVKNYRPQILVLTGLPNTRPALVDFAYLICKNNSLMICGNIVEEKLKYETRLKLQQKAYRYLRFTHIKGFCAVADNSNLHTGVAAMLGLAGVGKVKPNILLMGYKNNWSTCDRKALDQYVLTIHTGFEMNVGVAILRLQEGLDCSQILADIDDLIVNKFPKDKSQNQQTNEWSVTSNTFGDYPTGVDTTVTSVTMLNDENKVEETDDLESPNDNEGRRTVVLGVTKSKKSKRSKKLAITYRDPEGNELPKSVMNKIIVFQKKQKKDTIDIWWLSDDGGLTLLLPVIINSRSNWSETKLRIFCTASGVHELEKEQKGMAVLLSKFRIDYSDLVIISDVDEAPKKKTKKWFDGVIRPFLQPGPNGAPPQVTEQHLEMFQYKTNRHLKLRELLLDHSSDSNLVVMTLPMPRNQSFNAPLYMAWLEALTANMPPFMLVRGNQTSVLTFYV, encoded by the exons ATGGATAATCAAGCATTCGAAGAA CTAAGAGAAAACACGCCCAACGTACTGGAACATAGAAATATCCATGTTGATACAGAAATCGGGCTGGCGGCCACTGAGGCCAGTGTACAGCGAAGAGGCTATCAAGGTCAAGTCCTTTCCACTGTACACGAATTGCACAATTCAGCATTCGACAACAACCAAAAG GACCAGAAATCATCGGACCAACCTAACACTGGAAGTCGATTTCACGTATCGGCCGTTAGCCCCGGAAGTGGGACGGAAAATGTTCAGCTGGGACCTGCCAAGATAGAAAACAACATCGTCTTTGACAAAGAAACACAACTAGATACGAATCGAAAATCAAGGATAGCGACCTTCAATTCCCAGGAGAGAAATCGAAAAATGAGCCGTGATGTTATTCCGAGTATAGAACATTACCGAACGAATCCTCTACTTCAAACAACCGCCAGACGGCCTACCATGCACGAGCTATGCCATCAGTTAAGCGAGGAAGTATCACTGCAAGATTTCGACGAG ACATTAGCAAAGGGTAGCGAAAATGAAGCTGAAGATGAAAAGGTCACGGAAAATGTGAAGTTTGGCTGGATAGAAGGAGTTCTTATCCGCAATATGATGAGCATTTGGGGTGTTATGCTCTTTTTGCGGCTTTCGTGGGTAGTCGCTCACGCAGGAATAG GTGAGACGTTGGTTATTATCGCAATTTCGACCTTCATCACTTTGGTAACGGCCCTATCCATGTCCGCCATTTCAACTAATGGCGAGATTGGTGGAG GTGGTACTTATTTCGTCAT GTCAAGAGTGCTGGGACCAGAGTTTGGTGGTTCAATTGGAATCATCTTCGCAATTGCGAATGCAATGGATTGCTCGCTCAATGTGGTTGGATTCGCCCAAGCTGTACAGGACATGATGATGGAGTATGGTGGATATATTCTTTTCGATGGGGCCTATAACGATATCCGTGTCATTGGCACAATTACAATGATATTCGTTTGCGCTATTTGTGGTCTCGGAGCCCAGTATGAAACTAAG ATGAAAGACATCATGTTTGTTATTATGCTGGCATCGTTAGTAAATTTCTTAGCTGGCAGCATAATGGGACCATCTTCCGAGTTGGAAGAAGCGAGAGGATTTATTGGATACAGCA TGGACCTACTTGCTGAAAACTGGGAACCAGCTTATACCGTCACTAGTGGTCAActgcaaaattttatttccgtCTTCTCCGTTTACTTCCCTGCCTGTATCGGTATTCTAGCTGGGGCCAACGTTTCCGGTGAGCTAAAG GATCCAAACACAGCTATTCCTAAAGGAACTATATTGGCTATCATCATTTGCAGTATTTCTTACGCAGGAGTGGCTATTATTTGTGCTGCAACGATGGCCCGTCAAG CTACTGGAAACGTCATGGACTTGGTAAATGGAACGCATTTAAATTGTACGTCCTCAGTCAATGGTACCGACTGTCGCAGTGGACTTTACTACGACTATCAG GCAATGTCCTTGGTGTCTGCCTTTGGCCCACTTAACTATGTGGGTTGCATAGCAGCTACAATCAGCTCAGCGCTGTCGGACTTTGTTTCTTGTCCAGCTCTACTGGAAGTCATTGCAGCTGATAAATTATATCCTTATTGGATGGTTGGCTTTTGGGGAAAAAGATCCGGAACATCAAATCAGCCATATCGAGCTTTTGgtttcacttttgttttggCCTTAGCTTTCGTCCTAATTG CTCAACTGGACATGATAGCCTTGCTGATTTCGGATTTCTTCCTTGCTACGTTTGCCCTAATGAACTTTTCTACCTTTCACGTCAGCTTGATCAAACCAATTGGATGGCGACCAACCTTTAAG TATTACAACACGTGGCTGAGTTTGCTGACTGGAATTCTGTCAATCACCTCCATGATCCTCATCAGTCTTCCAATTGCAGTGATAACAATTGCcattgttctctttttctacaTGGTTGTTCTTTACAGGAAACCAG AGGTCAATTGGGGATCGTCTACTCAAGCACAAACTTACCGAGCAGCGTTGACCAGCATTCAACAACTTGTGCACATTGAGGAACACGTTAAAAATTACAGGCCACAAATTTTAGTTCTAACTGGCCTTCCCAACACTCGTCCTGCTTTGGTCGATTTCGCCTACCTCATTTGTAAGAACAATTCGCTAATGATTTGCGGCAATATCGTCGAG GAGAAATTAAAGTACGAAACGCGATTAAAACTGCAGCAGAAAGCTTACCGATATCTGCGTTTCACACACATCAAGGGATTTTGTGCTGTGGCAGATAACTCAAATCTTCATACAGGGGTGGCTGCAATGCTGGGCCTGGCGGGCGTTGGTAAAGTTAAACCCAATATCCTCTTGATGGGATACAAAAACAACTGGTCAACCTGTGATAGAAAAGCGTTGGATCAATACGTGCTGACTATACA tacTGGGTTTGAAATGAACGTTGGAGTAGCAATTCTTCGTCTACAAGAAGGGCTTGATTGCTCGCAAATCTTGGCCGATATTGACGACttaattgtcaataaatttccCAAAGACAAAAGTCAAAATCAGCAAACGAACGAGTGGTCGGTCACGAGTAACACTTTTGGCGATTATCCAACGGGTGTCGACACAACCGTCACAAGCGTGACAATGT TGAACGATGAAAACAAGGTCGAGGAAACGGACGACTTGGAATCGCCAAATGATAACGAAGGTAGACGAACTGTGGTACTGGGAGTtacgaaaagcaaaaagagcAAACGAAGCAAAAAACTAGCAATCACCTACAG GGATCCCGAAGGAAACGAATTGCCAAAGAGTGTGATGAACAAGATCATCGTGTTTcagaaaaaacagaaaaaggacACGATCGACATCTGGTGGCTAAGCGATGACGGAG GTTTGACACTTCTCTTGCCTGTTATTATCAACAGTCGATCGAATTGGTCAGAAACTAAATTGCGTATTTTCTGTACGGCTTCTGGTGTTCATGaactggaaaaagaacaaaaggg cATGGCAGTTTTGCTGTCAAAATTCCGCATTGATTACTCTGACCTAGTAATTATAAGCGACGTTGACGAAgcacccaaaaagaaaaccaaaaaatggtTCGATGGTGTGATTCGACCCTTCCTACAACCCGGGCCAAATG GTGCACCACCTCAGGTAACTGAGCAACACCTCGAAATGTTTCAGTACAAAACCAATCGTCACCTCAAATTACGAGAATTATTGCTGGATCATTCTTCAGACTCCAATTTAGTTGTCAT GACTTTGCCGATGCCTCGAAACCAATCTTTTAATGCTCCGCTCTACATGGCTTGGCTGGAGGCTCTGACGGCCAACATGCCACCATTCATGCTCGTGCGAGGAAATCAGACATCCGTTCTGACATTTTATGTTTAA
- the LOC130699972 gene encoding bumetanide-sensitive sodium-(potassium)-chloride cotransporter-like isoform X2, which yields MDNQAFEELRENTPNVLEHRNIHVDTEIGLAATEASVQRRGYQGQVLSTVHELHNSAFDNNQKKSSDQPNTGSRFHVSAVSPGSGTENVQLGPAKIENNIVFDKETQLDTNRKSRIATFNSQERNRKMSRDVIPSIEHYRTNPLLQTTARRPTMHELCHQLSEEVSLQDFDETLAKGSENEAEDEKVTENVKFGWIEGVLIRNMMSIWGVMLFLRLSWVVAHAGIGETLVIIAISTFITLVTALSMSAISTNGEIGGGGTYFVMSRVLGPEFGGSIGIIFAIANAMDCSLNVVGFAQAVQDMMMEYGGYILFDGAYNDIRVIGTITMIFVCAICGLGAQYETKMKDIMFVIMLASLVNFLAGSIMGPSSELEEARGFIGYSMDLLAENWEPAYTVTSGQLQNFISVFSVYFPACIGILAGANVSGELKDPNTAIPKGTILAIIICSISYAGVAIICAATMARQATGNVMDLVNGTHLNCTSSVNGTDCRSGLYYDYQAMSLVSAFGPLNYVGCIAATISSALSDFVSCPALLEVIAADKLYPYWMVGFWGKRSGTSNQPYRAFGFTFVLALAFVLIAQLDMIALLISDFFLATFALMNFSTFHVSLIKPIGWRPTFKYYNTWLSLLTGILSITSMILISLPIAVITIAIVLFFYMVVLYRKPEVNWGSSTQAQTYRAALTSIQQLVHIEEHVKNYRPQILVLTGLPNTRPALVDFAYLICKNNSLMICGNIVEEKLKYETRLKLQQKAYRYLRFTHIKGFCAVADNSNLHTGVAAMLGLAGVGKVKPNILLMGYKNNWSTCDRKALDQYVLTIHTGFEMNVGVAILRLQEGLDCSQILADIDDLIVNKFPKDKSQNQQTNEWSVTSNTFGDYPTGVDTTVTSVTMLNDENKVEETDDLESPNDNEGRRTVVLGVTKSKKSKRSKKLAITYRDPEGNELPKSVMNKIIVFQKKQKKDTIDIWWLSDDGGLTLLLPVIINSRSNWSETKLRIFCTASGVHELEKEQKGMAVLLSKFRIDYSDLVIISDVDEAPKKKTKKWFDGVIRPFLQPGPNGAPPQVTEQHLEMFQYKTNRHLKLRELLLDHSSDSNLVVMTLPMPRNQSFNAPLYMAWLEALTANMPPFMLVRGNQTSVLTFYV from the exons ATGGATAATCAAGCATTCGAAGAA CTAAGAGAAAACACGCCCAACGTACTGGAACATAGAAATATCCATGTTGATACAGAAATCGGGCTGGCGGCCACTGAGGCCAGTGTACAGCGAAGAGGCTATCAAGGTCAAGTCCTTTCCACTGTACACGAATTGCACAATTCAGCATTCGACAACAACCAAAAG AAATCATCGGACCAACCTAACACTGGAAGTCGATTTCACGTATCGGCCGTTAGCCCCGGAAGTGGGACGGAAAATGTTCAGCTGGGACCTGCCAAGATAGAAAACAACATCGTCTTTGACAAAGAAACACAACTAGATACGAATCGAAAATCAAGGATAGCGACCTTCAATTCCCAGGAGAGAAATCGAAAAATGAGCCGTGATGTTATTCCGAGTATAGAACATTACCGAACGAATCCTCTACTTCAAACAACCGCCAGACGGCCTACCATGCACGAGCTATGCCATCAGTTAAGCGAGGAAGTATCACTGCAAGATTTCGACGAG ACATTAGCAAAGGGTAGCGAAAATGAAGCTGAAGATGAAAAGGTCACGGAAAATGTGAAGTTTGGCTGGATAGAAGGAGTTCTTATCCGCAATATGATGAGCATTTGGGGTGTTATGCTCTTTTTGCGGCTTTCGTGGGTAGTCGCTCACGCAGGAATAG GTGAGACGTTGGTTATTATCGCAATTTCGACCTTCATCACTTTGGTAACGGCCCTATCCATGTCCGCCATTTCAACTAATGGCGAGATTGGTGGAG GTGGTACTTATTTCGTCAT GTCAAGAGTGCTGGGACCAGAGTTTGGTGGTTCAATTGGAATCATCTTCGCAATTGCGAATGCAATGGATTGCTCGCTCAATGTGGTTGGATTCGCCCAAGCTGTACAGGACATGATGATGGAGTATGGTGGATATATTCTTTTCGATGGGGCCTATAACGATATCCGTGTCATTGGCACAATTACAATGATATTCGTTTGCGCTATTTGTGGTCTCGGAGCCCAGTATGAAACTAAG ATGAAAGACATCATGTTTGTTATTATGCTGGCATCGTTAGTAAATTTCTTAGCTGGCAGCATAATGGGACCATCTTCCGAGTTGGAAGAAGCGAGAGGATTTATTGGATACAGCA TGGACCTACTTGCTGAAAACTGGGAACCAGCTTATACCGTCACTAGTGGTCAActgcaaaattttatttccgtCTTCTCCGTTTACTTCCCTGCCTGTATCGGTATTCTAGCTGGGGCCAACGTTTCCGGTGAGCTAAAG GATCCAAACACAGCTATTCCTAAAGGAACTATATTGGCTATCATCATTTGCAGTATTTCTTACGCAGGAGTGGCTATTATTTGTGCTGCAACGATGGCCCGTCAAG CTACTGGAAACGTCATGGACTTGGTAAATGGAACGCATTTAAATTGTACGTCCTCAGTCAATGGTACCGACTGTCGCAGTGGACTTTACTACGACTATCAG GCAATGTCCTTGGTGTCTGCCTTTGGCCCACTTAACTATGTGGGTTGCATAGCAGCTACAATCAGCTCAGCGCTGTCGGACTTTGTTTCTTGTCCAGCTCTACTGGAAGTCATTGCAGCTGATAAATTATATCCTTATTGGATGGTTGGCTTTTGGGGAAAAAGATCCGGAACATCAAATCAGCCATATCGAGCTTTTGgtttcacttttgttttggCCTTAGCTTTCGTCCTAATTG CTCAACTGGACATGATAGCCTTGCTGATTTCGGATTTCTTCCTTGCTACGTTTGCCCTAATGAACTTTTCTACCTTTCACGTCAGCTTGATCAAACCAATTGGATGGCGACCAACCTTTAAG TATTACAACACGTGGCTGAGTTTGCTGACTGGAATTCTGTCAATCACCTCCATGATCCTCATCAGTCTTCCAATTGCAGTGATAACAATTGCcattgttctctttttctacaTGGTTGTTCTTTACAGGAAACCAG AGGTCAATTGGGGATCGTCTACTCAAGCACAAACTTACCGAGCAGCGTTGACCAGCATTCAACAACTTGTGCACATTGAGGAACACGTTAAAAATTACAGGCCACAAATTTTAGTTCTAACTGGCCTTCCCAACACTCGTCCTGCTTTGGTCGATTTCGCCTACCTCATTTGTAAGAACAATTCGCTAATGATTTGCGGCAATATCGTCGAG GAGAAATTAAAGTACGAAACGCGATTAAAACTGCAGCAGAAAGCTTACCGATATCTGCGTTTCACACACATCAAGGGATTTTGTGCTGTGGCAGATAACTCAAATCTTCATACAGGGGTGGCTGCAATGCTGGGCCTGGCGGGCGTTGGTAAAGTTAAACCCAATATCCTCTTGATGGGATACAAAAACAACTGGTCAACCTGTGATAGAAAAGCGTTGGATCAATACGTGCTGACTATACA tacTGGGTTTGAAATGAACGTTGGAGTAGCAATTCTTCGTCTACAAGAAGGGCTTGATTGCTCGCAAATCTTGGCCGATATTGACGACttaattgtcaataaatttccCAAAGACAAAAGTCAAAATCAGCAAACGAACGAGTGGTCGGTCACGAGTAACACTTTTGGCGATTATCCAACGGGTGTCGACACAACCGTCACAAGCGTGACAATGT TGAACGATGAAAACAAGGTCGAGGAAACGGACGACTTGGAATCGCCAAATGATAACGAAGGTAGACGAACTGTGGTACTGGGAGTtacgaaaagcaaaaagagcAAACGAAGCAAAAAACTAGCAATCACCTACAG GGATCCCGAAGGAAACGAATTGCCAAAGAGTGTGATGAACAAGATCATCGTGTTTcagaaaaaacagaaaaaggacACGATCGACATCTGGTGGCTAAGCGATGACGGAG GTTTGACACTTCTCTTGCCTGTTATTATCAACAGTCGATCGAATTGGTCAGAAACTAAATTGCGTATTTTCTGTACGGCTTCTGGTGTTCATGaactggaaaaagaacaaaaggg cATGGCAGTTTTGCTGTCAAAATTCCGCATTGATTACTCTGACCTAGTAATTATAAGCGACGTTGACGAAgcacccaaaaagaaaaccaaaaaatggtTCGATGGTGTGATTCGACCCTTCCTACAACCCGGGCCAAATG GTGCACCACCTCAGGTAACTGAGCAACACCTCGAAATGTTTCAGTACAAAACCAATCGTCACCTCAAATTACGAGAATTATTGCTGGATCATTCTTCAGACTCCAATTTAGTTGTCAT GACTTTGCCGATGCCTCGAAACCAATCTTTTAATGCTCCGCTCTACATGGCTTGGCTGGAGGCTCTGACGGCCAACATGCCACCATTCATGCTCGTGCGAGGAAATCAGACATCCGTTCTGACATTTTATGTTTAA
- the LOC130699967 gene encoding ecdysone receptor-like translates to MQASKSCGTNNIDSARNTGNFIGPSADICLLPSSHVLDGRRSNIKMKNLQLNEELCLVCGDKGSGLHYNVLTCEGCKGFFRRSLTTQIVYRCTNNNNCYIDMYMRRKCQECRLKKCLAMGMRLKQKMTAPVRVVTRLTTRGNRFKHLNADQQELVSRLISYQKEYDQPSEEDMKKISISDTEQMNAEAKFKYMTEMTILTVKLTVDFSKRLPGFETILRCDQMTLLKACSSEVMMLRCARRYDVKTDSIIFANGQRHDRQSFNMAGIGPTADSIFNFGKLLSVMKVDDAEYALLTAIDIFSERSGLVDARKVEKIQESYLETLQAYVIGRRGPMAINLAKLLSVLIEMRTLSKLNSDMCYSLKHKNKKLPPFLVEVWDIQ, encoded by the exons ATGCAGGCCAGTAAAAGTTGTGGTACGAACAACATCGACTCGGCACGCAATACAGGCAATTTTATCGGTCCATCAGCAGACATATGTCTGTTACCTTCATCTCACGTCCTAG ATGGCAGACGCTCAaatatcaaaatgaaaaacctgCAGTTAAATGAggaattgtgtttggtttgtGGTGATAAAGGTTCTGGTCTCCATTACAATGTGCTCACGTGCGAAGGATGTAAAG GATTTTTCCGTCGCAGTTTAACAACACAGATAGTGTACCGGTGTACAAATAACAATAATTGCTATATTGATATGTATATGAGACGTAAATGTCAAGAATGTCGCTTGAAAAAGTGCCTGGCAATGGGAATGCgattgaaacagaaaatgacaGCACCCGTGCGTGTCGTCACGAGACTAACCACTAGGGGAAATAGATTCAAGCACCTCAATGCCGATCAACAGGAACTCGTTAGTCGACTCATTTCCTACCAGAAGGAATACGATCAGCCGTCAGAagaagacatgaaaaaaatatcg ATATCGGACACGGAGCAAATGAACGCAGAAGCCAAATTCAAGTACATGACGGAAATGACAATTCTGACTGTGAAGCTGACGGTCGATTTTTCTAAACGATTGCCCGGTTTCGAAACGATATTGCGATGCGACCAAATGACGCTGCTTAAAGCCTGTTCGAGTGAGGTGATGATGTTGCGCTGTGCGAGGCGCTATGACGTCAAAACCGATTCCATCATCTTCGCCAACGGTCAACGACATGATCGTCAATCGTTCAATATGGCTGGAATTGGCCCTACGGCCGattccattttcaatttcGGTAAACTGTTGTCAGTCATGAAAGTGGATGATGCCGAATACGCCCTACTCACTGCCATTGACATCTTTTCAG AACGTTCGGGACTAGTGGACGCGCGTAAGGTGGAAAAGATTCAAGAAAGTTACTTGGAAACGCTGCAGGCCTACGTGATCGGTCGTCGAGGGCCGATGGCCATCAACCTTGCCAAGCTCCTATCCGTGCTAATTGAAATGCGCACGCTCAGCAAGCTCAATTCAGACATGTGCTACTCGTTGAAgcataaaaacaagaaattacCACCATTTCTTGTCGAAGTGTGGGATATTCAATAA
- the LOC130699976 gene encoding tRNA N6-adenosine threonylcarbamoyltransferase, mitochondrial-like isoform X1 yields the protein MLNRLSVKNSLLHYNNIGCYYKLLCNVRTKSLLKGKRNAQCLHTSRYSPQSLVLGIETSCDDTGAAIVDSKGKVIGEALHSQLQTHLEMGGIIPPIARDLHTENISRIVETALQNANLEIKDLSAIAATVKPGMPLSLLVGTHFAKELCKTWNIPFIPIHHMEAHALTARMVEKVDFPFLVLLASGGHCLLAVANKIDEFLLLGESIDNAPGEVLDKVARRLKLRNLPTFSTLSGGKAIEELAKQGDATAFEFGNQPMYKYNDCSFSFSGLRAKIHRHVEREEINHNIEADQVLPSAANLCASFQHALFAHICRRVQRGMLYVDMKQMIPEGARKLVVSGGVACNSHFRKYLSIVCAEMGYTLVCPPPKLCTDNGIMIAWNGMEKWMAGVGVAKDIDAIDIEPKATLGTNMIEDVRSCNISLKKKGIRLLPKKVKC from the exons ATGCTCAACCGCTTGTCCGTGAAAAATAGCTTACTTCATTACAACAATATTGGATGCTATTATAAACTGTTGTGCAATGTGAGAACG AAAAGCCTACTAAAGGGTAAAAGAAATGCACAGTGTCTTCACACATCTAGATATTCACCCCAGAGTCTTGTACTAGGGATAGAAACTAGTTGTGATGATACTGGTGCAGCAATAGTCGACTCTAAAGGAAAAGTAATAGGAGAAGCCTTGCATTCCCAGTTACAGACTCATTTAGa AATGGGTGGCATCATCCCTCCGATAGCAAGAGACCTCCACACTGAAAACATCTCTAGAATTGTCGAAACAGCTTTACAAAATGCTAATTTGGAAATCAAAGATCTCAGTGCTATAGCAGCAACAGTAAAACCAGGAATGCCACTATCCCTGCTTGTAGGCACTCATTTTGCCAAGGAACTCTGCAAAACGTGGAATATTCCATTCATCCCTATTCACCACATGGAAGCTCACGCTTTGACAGCAAGAATGGTGGAAAAG GTTGATTTCCCCTTTCTAGTTCTCTTGGCATCTGGTGGACACTGTCTACTAGCTGTGGCAAACAAAATTGATGAATTTCTACTGCTGGGAGAAAGCATTGATAATGCTCCAGGCGAAGTGCTTGATAAA GTTGCCAGAAGATTGAAACTACGAAACCTGCCGACTTTTTCTACGTTATCTGGTGGAAAGGCGATCGAAGAGCTAGCTAAGCAAGGTGATGCTACGGCTTTTGAATTCGGCAACCAACCGATGTACAAATACAACGACTG ttctttcaGTTTCTCCGGATTAAGAGCAAAAATCCACAGACATGTAGAGCGCGAAGAAATAAACCACA ACATTGAAGCGGATCAAGTGTTACCGTCTGCTGCCAACTTGTGCGCAAGTTTTCAACACGCTCTGTTTGCTCACATTTGCAGAAGAGTACAACGAGGAATGTTGTATGTCGACATGAAACAGATGATACCGGAAGGAGCAAGAAAGTTG GTCGTATCCGGAGGCGTGGCCTGCAACAGCCATTTCCGCAAATATTTGAGCATTGTATGTGCCGAGATGGGTTACACTCTTGTTTGCCCACCGCCTAAGCTTTGCACTGATAATGGAATCATGATAGCATGGAACGGCATGGAAAAATGGATGGCAGGTGTCGGAGTCGCAAAAGATATCGACGCTATCGACATCGAACCAAA GGCAACACTTGGTACCAATATGATTGAGGATGTGCGGAGTTGTAACATATcgctgaaaaagaaagggatcaGGTTGCTACCAAAGAAAGTGAAGTGTTAG
- the LOC130699976 gene encoding tRNA N6-adenosine threonylcarbamoyltransferase, mitochondrial-like isoform X2, whose protein sequence is MLNRLSVKNSLLHYNNIGCYYKLLCNVRTKSLLKGKRNAQCLHTSRYSPQSLVLGIETSCDDTGAAIVDSKGKVIGEALHSQLQTHLEMGGIIPPIARDLHTENISRIVETALQNANLEIKDLSAIAATVKPGMPLSLLVGTHFAKELCKTWNIPFIPIHHMEAHALTARMVEKVDFPFLVLLASGGHCLLAVANKIDEFLLLGESIDNAPGEVLDKVARRLKLRNLPTFSTLSGGKAIEELAKQGDATAFEFGNQPMYKYNDCSFSFSGLRAKIHRHVEREEINHNIEADQVLPSAANLCASFQHALFAHICRRVQRGMLYVDMKQMIPEGARKSYPEAWPATAISANI, encoded by the exons ATGCTCAACCGCTTGTCCGTGAAAAATAGCTTACTTCATTACAACAATATTGGATGCTATTATAAACTGTTGTGCAATGTGAGAACG AAAAGCCTACTAAAGGGTAAAAGAAATGCACAGTGTCTTCACACATCTAGATATTCACCCCAGAGTCTTGTACTAGGGATAGAAACTAGTTGTGATGATACTGGTGCAGCAATAGTCGACTCTAAAGGAAAAGTAATAGGAGAAGCCTTGCATTCCCAGTTACAGACTCATTTAGa AATGGGTGGCATCATCCCTCCGATAGCAAGAGACCTCCACACTGAAAACATCTCTAGAATTGTCGAAACAGCTTTACAAAATGCTAATTTGGAAATCAAAGATCTCAGTGCTATAGCAGCAACAGTAAAACCAGGAATGCCACTATCCCTGCTTGTAGGCACTCATTTTGCCAAGGAACTCTGCAAAACGTGGAATATTCCATTCATCCCTATTCACCACATGGAAGCTCACGCTTTGACAGCAAGAATGGTGGAAAAG GTTGATTTCCCCTTTCTAGTTCTCTTGGCATCTGGTGGACACTGTCTACTAGCTGTGGCAAACAAAATTGATGAATTTCTACTGCTGGGAGAAAGCATTGATAATGCTCCAGGCGAAGTGCTTGATAAA GTTGCCAGAAGATTGAAACTACGAAACCTGCCGACTTTTTCTACGTTATCTGGTGGAAAGGCGATCGAAGAGCTAGCTAAGCAAGGTGATGCTACGGCTTTTGAATTCGGCAACCAACCGATGTACAAATACAACGACTG ttctttcaGTTTCTCCGGATTAAGAGCAAAAATCCACAGACATGTAGAGCGCGAAGAAATAAACCACA ACATTGAAGCGGATCAAGTGTTACCGTCTGCTGCCAACTTGTGCGCAAGTTTTCAACACGCTCTGTTTGCTCACATTTGCAGAAGAGTACAACGAGGAATGTTGTATGTCGACATGAAACAGATGATACCGGAAGGAGCAAGAAA GTCGTATCCGGAGGCGTGGCCTGCAACAGCCATTTCCGCAAATATTTGA